CTTTAAATATAAGGCATCGAGCAGATGAACAAAAATTATACCCAGCCCCAATATAAAACTTCCGTGAATATTAGCCCACAACGCTAAAAGTAACGGAATATACGCAAGAAATTTCTGCTTTAATCTATCTTTATACAATTTAAGTAAAGTATTAAGCGCAAGAAGAAGGTAGCATGCAATGATCTGAGGCCTTAGGAATACGAAGTCCCATATTATAATACCCGACAAACTGGCAACAACCAGTCGGGTTTCTTTAGCTTCTTTAACCCATAATTTCAACGAATGATAAATCAAAACTAATAGCAAAGCATGAATTAAGCAATTTAGCGTATAGAGCTTATTTAAACCTAATCTTGCATGAACCATGCTAATACATGAATCCCATGCCCATGAAATATTATACCATTTTTGGGAAGAGGAAGTAAAACTCCAATTATCATACCTGGGAATAGAGGCATTTCTCATAATTAAATCCCCCGCCTTTATATGCCACGCAACATCCGGGTCAGTAAACAGGAGGGGAGCAAACAGCATATAAGTAATAAAAAAAAGTAAGGCAATCAGAAGATCATCTCTTAGTAAAAAACTAAAAAATCCTCTATTCATATCTATCACTTAAAATAGGTAAATATACAGTAAATATGCTGCCCTTACCAACAGTGCTTTCGATGTTTAAAAATCCTCTATGTCGTAAAAGAATTTGCTTAACTATAGCAAGTCCGAGGCCGGTACCGCCTAACTTCTTAGATCTTGACGGCTCTATTCTATAGAACCTTTCAGTCAACCTTGGCAGGTGCTCGCTGGCTATACCGTTACCCTGGTCTGCTATTGAGATGAATATAGCTTTACTATTTTCTTGGGTAAAAACTCCGTTTCTTGGAACTACGTCAGTTACTCCGATATCAATTTTAATTTCTTTATCATGACCGCTGTATTTAAGAGCATTAGCTAAAAGATTAAATACTACTTGGGATAATTCATTAAAATCTCCTAAAACACTAGGAAGATGTTCATCTATGTTTCTTATCACCGCTATTTTAGATTGCATCGCCTCCCATTCCAGTTGCTTAACTACCAAATCCACTACCTGGGCAATATCTACTATCTCCGTAGGAGGTGTGTTAAGCCTCCTTTCAATACTTGAAAGAGAGAGTAGATCATCGATCAGATTCTTCATGCAATAAGCCTGTTCTCTTATCATAGGGATAAAAAGCTTTCTCGCCTCTTTATCATCCCATCCGTCAATATCCAAGGTTTCAATTATGCCTATTATTCCGGTAAGCGGAGTTCTAACTTCATGGCTTGCATTAGCAATAAAATCCGCAAGCATTTTTTCAGTACGCTTTAGTTCTGATACATCATGCATCATAATGATTAAATTTTTCTCACCGTTTTCTTTGGAGTCATATACCTCAATTAACACCTGATAATCTCTTTCGATCGGAGCACCTAAATAAAGCTCCACTCTCTTGCTTATTTGATCATGCAGCACCCATCTTACCGCACCAAGTAAAATTTTATTATCAGTTATTTCTCTTAAACTCATTCCGATTAAATTACTTCCGAACACCTGCTCAGCTGCATTGTTTACTTTAGAAATAATTAAGCTTTCATTTATAATAAACATGACCTCAGGGATAGAGCTGAATAATAACTTTATCTCAGCAATTTTTTCCAGTACTTCTCTTTGCTTCTTCTCCCAAGATTTCTTTAATAAATCAAGAGACTCGGATAGCTCTATAACCGCGATAGAAGACTCCAGTTTCGGAGGTTTAACAATTCGGTCAAAACTCAAATGCTTTACATAACCTGCAAGCTTAGAATAATCAGACATAAAGGGGAAAATAATATACATTGCAGAGAAAATTATAATTAAACAAATAACAATGTAATAAACCCAGCTTTCTTCTGAAGTAACATAATGAAATGTTATTAGCGCAATTGGGAAAAGCGCAATGGCTAACGCTACCTTTAGTGCCGCAAGGAATATGCCGCTAAATTTATTTCCTCCGGTAGTAATTTTCTTTATAAAGTGGCTCACGTTTTTTTCAAATCATAAAGTTTGCAATATCAACTATCTTCGGAAAAACCAAGCATAAATAAAGAGAAACAGCCAACGCGGGGCCAAACGGGAACTCTTCACCTTTGCTTAATAATCTCCAAATCAGCGCAGTAAATATACCTATTACACCACTTATAAGAAAAAATCCAGCAAGCATCTCAATTTTTAAAAAAATTCCTGCAACAGCAAAAAATTTTACATCACCTGTGCCTAACCCATCTTTTTTCATAAAAAGCTTAAAGCCTTTTTGTAGTACAATTCCGATAATATAGCAGAGCAAAGGAGTAAATAAAAGCTCGGCTAGCGGGTAATTATTAAAGAAGGCATAAAAAATGCCTAAAATTGCAAGTATAAACTGAATTATATCCGGTATTATATAATACTCAAAATCAGTAATAATCATTATTATTAAAGTTGCTGCCGTAAGGCATAACAAAACTTGATTAATATGACCTTCAACATTGTATCCGACTATAAAAAAAGAAAAAGCAGTTAACAATTCTATCAGTGGATATCTTAATGAGATAGGCTGAGCACAGCGCCTGCACTTACCTTTTTGAAATGCATAGGAAAATACCGGGATAAGCTCAAAAGCTTTCAACACATGATTGCATTTCGGGCATCTTGATCTAGTAAGCAAGCTCTCTTGTATTACCAACCTATAGCTTGCGGCACTAGCAAAGCTACCAAAGATGAACCCTAATGCGGTTACCAAAAAAAACATTTATAACTCAACCCCAAAATTATTTTTATTTACATAATGTTAATATATATACCATTATATAGATATAATACTGATCATACTTAAGCTTAAATAAAAATAATAAATTATGCCAACAAAAAAGAAATTTAATATTCGCGGTTTTACTTTACTTGAACTATCGATTACTTTGGTAATCACAGGTATTATAGCGGTTGGCTACCTTTCTTATAAGCAATTTAATTTAGACAATACCGCACGAGCTGAGACCCTAAGAAGAATTAAAGTTATAGAAGATGCTATACTTTTATCTTTAGCAAAGGACGGTAACCTCCCATGCCCCGCTAATCCATCAGAAGCTATAGGCTCAACTCTATATGGGGTTGTAGGTATGAGTTTTACAAATCCATATATGTGCAATCCGCATGCGGGGAATGACTTAGGTAGCATGAACTTAGGCGGAGATACGTTATACTACGGGACAATACCGACTAACAGCATAGGAATCCCCAGCGAGTACATGATTGACGGATGGGGCAACAGGTTTGGTTATGCGGTACAAAGAACATTTATTAATAATCAAACCAGTAGCTCTGCATGCACAAATACGGCAGGTGATTCCGCACAAGACAACCATAGCAATTTTGCTTACTTTTGCTTTAAAGGGCAAGCTTCAGGATCAGCAAATCTCTCTACTCCTGATATACAAATACTTAACAGAGCCGGCGGTAGCGTTATAAGCAATGATGCCGTTTACGTTATAATAAGTTATGGCCCTAATGGCTATGGGGCTTACTTAAGAAATTCCGATCGTCTCTCCAGTACAAGCGATGGGTCGAATACAAATCGCAACCCTATGCCCCCAACTGCAAATGATGATGAGCAACTTAACTTGGGGTGCAACCCAACCACTGATTCATGCAGTAAAACATTCTACAGCCCGCAATTTGTTAGTCGCCCGCCTTCAAGTGATTTTGATGATATAGTGGTTTATAAAGATCGCAACCAGATGGTCAATGAATGCAATGCTTACTTTAACAATGCTTGTACTAATAAACATGGTATATATATAAAATGATTAATTTGAAATTATGGATTTAAAATTAAACGGAACAAAAGGTTTTTCTCTAATTGAGCTTTCGCTGGTTCTTTTAATTTTAGCGGCATTGATTGCCGGGGGTATGTCTTTATCTTCTATACAAGCATATAAAGAGAAATATGACACTACTATAAATAAAATGAGAACAATAGAAGACGCTTTAACCGTATTTGTCGCTTTAAACGGGAGGTTACCGTGCCCGGCAAGCCCGGCTCAAAGAATTCTGAATTCAACTTTCGGCAGAGAACAGGTGACTGCCGGGGCAGTAGGCACTGCACAATCCTGCAATTCAACCACTACTAATATTTTTACCGGCAGCATAGGCGGCAATACTCAATATTACGGCGCCGCTCCCGTAACGACCCTAGGTTTACCTGATGAATACATGTTTGATGGCTGGGGCAACCGAATCGGCTATATAGTAACGAGACCATTTGTAAATAGTTCTAAAACTAATACATCATGCACCAGCGGAGGAAGTATGGCGAATGTTTCAAATAATATTTATTTTTGTTATAGAGGGCAAGCAAGCGGAACCGATAGCACCAGCATATTAGTTCTAGGTGAAGGTTATTACGCAAATTATGCTCCTGTATATATTTTAATCAGCCATGGTGAGAATGGGTATGGTGCATTTTTGAAAAATGCGGACGTTGACTTGGATAATGGCGGTTCAAACGGATCAAATGCTGATAGGAACCAAACTCCTCCTCCTGCCAATCCTCAGGAATTACTCAACCTTAATTGCCAACCTTCAGGGACATGTACAAACAACGGCCTAACACAGAATTACGTGCAAAAAGAAATATCTACCCCGATTTTTGATGACATACTGTTATTTAAAAATAGAAATAACATTCTTCTCGATTGTAATAAATACGGCAACAATGCCTGTACGTTAAATGAAGGAATAATTATAGGGTAATTTTTAATATGAAGCAAAAAGGATTTACTTTGATAGAACTTTCAATTGTATTAATAATTGTCAGTATTTTGATCGGCGGCGGCGCGGCATTAAGCTTAAGCCAGATAGAAAAATTCAGATATGATACGACTTTAGCAAGGTTAGATATAATCGAAGAAGCTTTAACTCAATTTTTATCCTTAAACGGCAGACTTCCCTGTCCTGCCGATAATGCCATACCTTCATCACACCCGCTTTACGGCTTCGAGCAAACGGCTTCTACTCCAGGAGCGCCCCAAACATGTTCGGCGACTAATCTTCTAACGATTCCTTCAGGGACTTATGAGGTACCATACGGTGGTGCCGTGCCGTTTAAAACACTCGGTTTATCTAATGATTTTATGCTGGACGGATGGAACAATAAAATACTCTATACTACCATTAGATCTTTGGTTAATAACCAAATTACTAATTCTTCTTGTTTGACTTCTAATTATGCACAAAATGGTCACTCTAATCCCTCTTACATATGCTTTAGAGTAAAAATAAATTCATTAGTTTTTATATTCAGATATATTTCGACTCCATCCGTAACGGCAGTTACTGATGCAGCATATACCTTAGTCAGCGCAGGAGCTAACGGGTTTGGGGCATATAGAAACACTGCATCTGGCTTAGCAATTAAAAATCCGGATTCCACTTCTCCTAATGAAATAGAAAATTTTGATGGAAATTACGGATTTGTACTCTCAGGATATCAAAAATCCGCTTCAATATACACATTAAACCAATTTGATGACATAGTAAGGTTCAAGGCCAGAAACTTATTAGTATATGAGTGTAATCAAAAATATGATCTAGCATGCACTAATACATGGGGGATTGATTTAAGATAAGCTTTCCTTCTCTCCCGTTCTTTGTAATAATTTCTTATACTTTTCTACTTTCTTCATCTGCATTTGTCGCTTAAGCGGAGAGAGATAATCAAGAATTATAACCCCGTTAGTATGGTCAATTTCGTGTTGAATACATGCAGAGAGCAAACCTTTTTCAACTTTTAATATCTGTTCTTTACCGTCATAATCTAGGTACTTTACCTTAATTTCTGCCGAACGCGTAATGTTTACATATACATTAGGTATCGACATACACCCTTCGTCCATAGTTTCCAATTCGGAGGATTTTTCCATTATCTCAGGGTTAACCATATATAGAGGTTTACCTCCATGCATTTCAGGCACATGATCCTGCTCAAGCTTTTTATGTACTCCGTCAATATCGATTACAACGATTCTTTTCATTATACCGACTTGTACAGCTGAAATCCCTATACCCTGGTTAGCATGGATTGTTGCAAGCAACCTGTCCATACATTGCTTTATCTCATTATTTACTTCCAAAACAGGTTCAGATTTTTGATTCAACCTTGCATCAGGCACCAGCACCAGGTTATAAGGTTTAGCTTGAGTTATTGTATCCATTATAATTATTAATTTTTATAAGTTAAATATTTTCAGAATTTTATAGATTAATGGTTTATTTGGCAACTCTTTCAAATTGTAAAATTTTGCAACAATATGTAATTTGTCAATCTAAGTTGCTTTTATTATAATTATTATTATAAGTAATTTTACTCGGAAATTATGTCGGATTTTCAATACACTATTTCAAAACCTATCGAAATACAGGGTATAGGCGTACATAGCGGCAAAGAATCATATTTAAAATTACTTCCCGCCAAAGAAAATCACGGTATAGTTTTTAAAAGAATCGACCTTAAAGAAAATAATATAATTGCAGCAAATTTTGATAATGTTATCGATACGACCTTATGTACCGTAATCGGCAACCCTTACGGCGCCTCGGTTTCAACA
The endosymbiont of Acanthamoeba sp. UWC8 DNA segment above includes these coding regions:
- a CDS encoding ATP-binding protein, with product MSHFIKKITTGGNKFSGIFLAALKVALAIALFPIALITFHYVTSEESWVYYIVICLIIIFSAMYIIFPFMSDYSKLAGYVKHLSFDRIVKPPKLESSIAVIELSESLDLLKKSWEKKQREVLEKIAEIKLLFSSIPEVMFIINESLIISKVNNAAEQVFGSNLIGMSLREITDNKILLGAVRWVLHDQISKRVELYLGAPIERDYQVLIEVYDSKENGEKNLIIMMHDVSELKRTEKMLADFIANASHEVRTPLTGIIGIIETLDIDGWDDKEARKLFIPMIREQAYCMKNLIDDLLSLSSIERRLNTPPTEIVDIAQVVDLVVKQLEWEAMQSKIAVIRNIDEHLPSVLGDFNELSQVVFNLLANALKYSGHDKEIKIDIGVTDVVPRNGVFTQENSKAIFISIADQGNGIASEHLPRLTERFYRIEPSRSKKLGGTGLGLAIVKQILLRHRGFLNIESTVGKGSIFTVYLPILSDRYE
- a CDS encoding prepilin peptidase, whose amino-acid sequence is MFFLVTALGFIFGSFASAASYRLVIQESLLTRSRCPKCNHVLKAFELIPVFSYAFQKGKCRRCAQPISLRYPLIELLTAFSFFIVGYNVEGHINQVLLCLTAATLIIMIITDFEYYIIPDIIQFILAILGIFYAFFNNYPLAELLFTPLLCYIIGIVLQKGFKLFMKKDGLGTGDVKFFAVAGIFLKIEMLAGFFLISGVIGIFTALIWRLLSKGEEFPFGPALAVSLYLCLVFPKIVDIANFMI
- a CDS encoding type II secretion system protein: MPTKKKFNIRGFTLLELSITLVITGIIAVGYLSYKQFNLDNTARAETLRRIKVIEDAILLSLAKDGNLPCPANPSEAIGSTLYGVVGMSFTNPYMCNPHAGNDLGSMNLGGDTLYYGTIPTNSIGIPSEYMIDGWGNRFGYAVQRTFINNQTSSSACTNTAGDSAQDNHSNFAYFCFKGQASGSANLSTPDIQILNRAGGSVISNDAVYVIISYGPNGYGAYLRNSDRLSSTSDGSNTNRNPMPPTANDDEQLNLGCNPTTDSCSKTFYSPQFVSRPPSSDFDDIVVYKDRNQMVNECNAYFNNACTNKHGIYIK
- a CDS encoding prepilin-type N-terminal cleavage/methylation domain-containing protein, producing the protein MDLKLNGTKGFSLIELSLVLLILAALIAGGMSLSSIQAYKEKYDTTINKMRTIEDALTVFVALNGRLPCPASPAQRILNSTFGREQVTAGAVGTAQSCNSTTTNIFTGSIGGNTQYYGAAPVTTLGLPDEYMFDGWGNRIGYIVTRPFVNSSKTNTSCTSGGSMANVSNNIYFCYRGQASGTDSTSILVLGEGYYANYAPVYILISHGENGYGAFLKNADVDLDNGGSNGSNADRNQTPPPANPQELLNLNCQPSGTCTNNGLTQNYVQKEISTPIFDDILLFKNRNNILLDCNKYGNNACTLNEGIIIG
- a CDS encoding type II secretion system protein codes for the protein MKQKGFTLIELSIVLIIVSILIGGGAALSLSQIEKFRYDTTLARLDIIEEALTQFLSLNGRLPCPADNAIPSSHPLYGFEQTASTPGAPQTCSATNLLTIPSGTYEVPYGGAVPFKTLGLSNDFMLDGWNNKILYTTIRSLVNNQITNSSCLTSNYAQNGHSNPSYICFRVKINSLVFIFRYISTPSVTAVTDAAYTLVSAGANGFGAYRNTASGLAIKNPDSTSPNEIENFDGNYGFVLSGYQKSASIYTLNQFDDIVRFKARNLLVYECNQKYDLACTNTWGIDLR
- the def gene encoding peptide deformylase, yielding MDTITQAKPYNLVLVPDARLNQKSEPVLEVNNEIKQCMDRLLATIHANQGIGISAVQVGIMKRIVVIDIDGVHKKLEQDHVPEMHGGKPLYMVNPEIMEKSSELETMDEGCMSIPNVYVNITRSAEIKVKYLDYDGKEQILKVEKGLLSACIQHEIDHTNGVIILDYLSPLKRQMQMKKVEKYKKLLQRTGEKESLS
- a CDS encoding UDP-3-O-acyl-N-acetylglucosamine deacetylase, yielding MSDFQYTISKPIEIQGIGVHSGKESYLKLLPAKENHGIVFKRIDLKENNIIAANFDNVIDTTLCTVIGNPYGASVSTVEHLMSALWGCGIDNVIVEVDSAEVPVMDGSSLAFTNLIIESGIKKQNAFRKILKILKPIELIIDDKKN